The following coding sequences are from one Triticum dicoccoides isolate Atlit2015 ecotype Zavitan chromosome 4A, WEW_v2.0, whole genome shotgun sequence window:
- the LOC119287052 gene encoding protein saal1-like, with amino-acid sequence MAAGDTGAPAAGGAGKDGEPESPRGPDPDHHAPVSPGASEEEEGASGAVEAGQDDDAPDPEDEPEEGGDATEDDMDEEEEEGDEDEEDAPTHLPFAPAEEESLEETTTVDPSYTISLIRQLIPNGSSVEKEFSDKQGLPEERSVGRKDQLEECGCILWDLAASEPQAELMINNLVIEVLLENLRTANSSRVKEICLGIMGNLACHESVVAAISLKKGLIATVVEQLFLDDVKCLSETFRLLAAILRSSAFVSWAEALLPDEILSRILRIVGKTDNSTLLEKIIDFLSTVIDNRDVIAMLIQPLLKLGLVDRVIGLLTTELERSPDEKLDRSGSLDLVLHFMEELSVIHCVSKAMTSNDRLIKVLVNMIKSPDKVEVASYCASVVIVISNFLTDGKHLVPMISRDLPFLEGLLEVLPEVPDDDQARYALWSILSRVLAQVQGTELNSLSLDRFASLFSGKFGLIKDDLESQVVDEEKLTPEDALLKGWISRCLMAISFFMERWIEEKSSQGNKDAIDNAREVLSYCQKALR; translated from the exons ATGGCGGCCGGCGACACGGGCGCGCCCGCGGCGGGCGGAGCGGGGAAGGACGGCGAGCCCGAGTCGCCGCGGGGGCCGGACCCCGATCACCACGCTCCGGTGTCGCCGGGCGCTTCCGAAGAGGAAGAGGGCGCCAGCGGCGCGGTCGAGGCGGGGCAGGACGACGACGCGCCCGACCCGGAGGACGAGCCGGAGGAGGGCGGCGACGCCACGGAGGACGatatggacgaggaggaggaggagggggacgaggacgaggaggacgcCCCGACGCACCTGCCGTTCGCGCCCGCGGAGGAAGAG TCACTTGAGGAGACAACTACAGTTGATCCAAGCTATACCATCTCTCTTATAAGGCAACTAATACCTAATGGATCCAGTGTGGAGAAAGAGTTCAG TGACAAGCAGGGTCTTCCAGAAGAAAGGAGTGTCGGTCGTAAGGATCAGTTGGAAGAGTGTGGTTGTATTCTGTGGGATCTTGCGGCTAGTGAACCTCAAGCAGAACTTATG ATTAATAACCTTGTGATTGAAGTGCTTTTGGAAAACCTTCGTACGGCAAATTCTTCTAGGGTGAAG GAAATTTGTCTTGGAATCATGGGAAACTTAGCCTGTCATGAATCTGTAGTTGCTGCAATCTCTTTGAAAAAAGGTTTAATTGCAACTGTCGTGGAGCAATTGTTTCTAGATGATGTCAAATGCCTTTCTGAAACATTCAG GTTGTTGGCTGCCATTCTTCGGTCCAGTGCATTTGTTTCTTGGGCTGAAGCTCTTTTACCTGATGAGATTCTTTCACGTATTCTACGGATAGTTGGGAAGACAGATAATTCTACATTACTTGAAAAG ATCATTGACTTCCTATCAACTGTCATTGATAATCGAGATGTGATTGCTATGCTTATCCAGCCCTTGCTTAAACTGGGTTTAGTTGACCGTGTTATTGGGTTACTAACAACTGAGCTTGAAAGATCACCGGATGAGAAGCTagacag ATCGGGTTCTCTTGATTTGGTCCTTCACTTCATGGAGGAATTATCAGTCATACACTGTGTTTCAAAGGCAATGACATCGAATGACCGGCTGATTAAAGTGCTAGTTAACATGATCAAGTCGCCAGATAAAGTTGAG GTTGCAAGCTATTGCGCTTCGGTGGTGATCGTAATATCAAATTTTTTGACAGATGGAAAGCATTTGGTGCCTATGATATCCCGTG ATTTACCGTTCCTGGAGGGCCTACTTGAAGTTCTTCCAGAGGTCCCTGATGATGACCAAGCTCGATATGCACTTTGGAGTATCTTATCGCGTGTTCTGGCACAAGTGCAAGGAACTGAGTTGAACTCCTTGTCCCTCGACCGGTTTGCGTCTCTGTTCTCAGGCAAGTTCGGCCTCATCAAAGATGACCTCGAGAGTCAGGTGGTTGATGAAGAGAAGTTAACACCTGAGGATGCTCTCCTGAAGGGATGGATATCGAGATGT CTCATGGCAATCTCCTTCTTCATGGAGAGATGGATCGAGGAGAAGTCCTCCCAGGGCAACAAAGACGCCATCGACAATGCTCGGGAGGTGCTGAGCTACTGCCAGAAGGCGCTCCGCTAA
- the LOC119287054 gene encoding uncharacterized protein LOC119287054 codes for MEGRPRGGGRTAMDYSLAALKLFASQLAGSTTAPSSEGSSPAQMLFGIRFQRAWIQGVVVRADYSVGDGRLFVDDGSCVTELMLRPEDAKGQPWRPGMYVLIIGAYIAPQSTESLPMVKVHKIVDLSGHPDREAMWYMEVAEAYNFFYKADASGAGSPP; via the exons ATGGAGGGACGcccccgcggcggcggccggaccgCCATGGACTACTCGCTGGCGGCGCTGAAGCTGTTCGCCTCGCAGCTGGCGGGATCCACGACCGCCCCCTCCTCGGAGGGCTCCTCCCCGGCGCAGATGCTCTTCGGCATCCGCTTCCAGCGCGCCTGGATCCAG GGCGTGGTGGTGCGCGCGGACTACAGCGTCGGCGACGGGAGGCTGTTCGTGGATGACGGCTCCTGCGTCACCGAGCTCATGCTCCGGCCCGAGGATGCCAAGGGCCAGCCCTGGCGCCCAG GGATGTATGTGCTGATTATTGGGGCATATATTGCTCCCCAGTCTACTGAAAGTCTGCCAATGGTCAAG GTGCACAAGATAGTGGATCTCTCTGGGCACCCGGACCGTGAAGCGATGTGGTACATGGAAGTGGCCGAGGCATACAACTTCTTCTACAAGGCTGACGCCTCCGGTGCCGGCTCACCGCCATGA